DNA sequence from the Parasphingorhabdus cellanae genome:
GCTGTTTTCTCCAGGGCATCCAGACGCTTTTTCAGCGCATCGGCTTCGGCGCGAGCCTTGGATGCCATTTCCTTGACCGCTTCAAATTCCTCGCGCGAAACGAAGTCCATGCCGCCAAACCATTCCTTTGCGCGCTCCCGCGCGCCCGCTTCGGCTTCGCGACCTACGCCGGCCACAGTTCCAGCCAAGCCATTCAATACTTTGGAAAGATCATCAAAAAATCGGTTCTGGCTTTGCATGTCATTTGCTCCGTCTGGGGGTGAATATTTGGCTCGGTTACGACTATATCTGGGTACTCGCCGCCGGAACGACAAGGGTTTCCGCGCCCGGGTTAAGATCATCTATCTGTTTATTTAATATCGCCGCAAAACAAAGCCAAGCAAGATAGGGCACCATTAACCAAGCAGCGGCCTTGCGAACGCGGCCGAAAACCAGTGTGGTCACAAAGGCAGTGGCAAATATCGCAACCAGCAACCAAAAAGCAGCAGACACCTGATGCATACCGAAAAATAAGGGTGACCAGGCCAGGTTCAGCGCAAATTGCACGATAAATAAAATGATGGCGAGCCCGCGAAGCGGCGCACCACGCGCGTTCAATATCATGGAAAAAGCGATAGCTATCATGACATAAAGAATTGTCCACGCAATGGGGAAAGCCAAATCAGGTGGCTGAGCCGCCGGCTTTACGAGCGCTTGGAACCAGCGGTTTTCGTCAGCAGGGCCCGTCACCTGGGCCGCTAAAAATCCCAGCAACACGATCAACGGAACGATGAACAAGGCCCAACGTAACAGCGACATACGCAACTGGCCTTTG
Encoded proteins:
- a CDS encoding accessory factor UbiK family protein; the protein is MQSQNRFFDDLSKVLNGLAGTVAGVGREAEAGARERAKEWFGGMDFVSREEFEAVKEMASKARAEADALKKRLDALEKTAPKSAAAKPAARKAAPKKPAARKPAARKAAPKKTTPPKSGN
- a CDS encoding TspO/MBR family protein codes for the protein MNQIASKGQLRMSLLRWALFIVPLIVLLGFLAAQVTGPADENRWFQALVKPAAQPPDLAFPIAWTILYVMIAIAFSMILNARGAPLRGLAIILFIVQFALNLAWSPLFFGMHQVSAAFWLLVAIFATAFVTTLVFGRVRKAAAWLMVPYLAWLCFAAILNKQIDDLNPGAETLVVPAASTQI